A genome region from Methanococcoides burtonii DSM 6242 includes the following:
- the phoU gene encoding phosphate signaling complex protein PhoU has product MVRVKFSQRLEDLRSEIQEMGDISQKMLVNSIQALEYLDLELAKNVIEMDSIVDDLEYDVEKATVHLLALQQPMAKDLRLITASYKIAIDLERMSDFAVNIAELVSKIEGEHVIPLAEINTIASITQMMMENSMKAYAENDAELARATAEEDSQVDRLFYSTWQKLVNLMIEDAALIPNAVDLIFVLRYLERIADHACNICEGVVYIATNQRVNLN; this is encoded by the coding sequence ATGGTCAGAGTAAAATTTAGTCAGCGACTTGAGGATCTCAGGTCGGAAATTCAGGAGATGGGAGATATATCCCAAAAAATGCTGGTGAATTCTATACAGGCATTGGAATATCTTGACCTTGAACTTGCAAAGAATGTCATTGAGATGGATTCCATTGTTGATGATCTTGAATATGATGTCGAGAAAGCTACCGTGCACTTGCTGGCCTTACAGCAACCAATGGCAAAGGACCTTCGTTTGATAACCGCTTCCTACAAGATAGCCATCGACCTTGAAAGAATGAGCGATTTTGCAGTGAATATAGCAGAACTCGTCAGTAAGATCGAAGGCGAACATGTCATACCATTGGCAGAGATTAACACGATTGCATCTATCACACAAATGATGATGGAAAATTCAATGAAAGCCTATGCTGAAAATGATGCTGAGCTTGCAAGGGCTACTGCTGAAGAAGATAGTCAAGTTGACAGATTGTTCTATTCCACCTGGCAAAAACTGGTGAACCTGATGATAGAGGATGCGGCCCTGATCCCGAATGCTGTCGATCTTATCTTTGTTCTCAGATATCTGGAACGCATTGCTGACCATGCATGCAATATCTGTGAGGGAGTTGTTTATATTGCAACTAACCAGAGGGTCAACCTGAATTAA
- the pstC gene encoding phosphate ABC transporter permease subunit PstC, whose translation MMHRKKKEKAIESTLLMVSGITVVALFLLCFFLFREGYLLFGDYSIISFLTETSWYPSSSPAKFGLLPLLTGSLIVTAGAIVLSVPLGIASAIYISELADPKIAQLIKPFVEILAGIPSVVYGFFGLIVVVPLLQDLLDLPTGQTALAGSIMLGMMALPTIISVSEDAINSVPTALKEGSLALGSTKWQTIYRVVLPAALSGISAAVMLGIGRAIGETMTVMMVTGNTAIIPGIPEGLFDPVRTMTATIALEMGEVPQGSEHFHALFAVGAVLFLITFIINLIADSVKKKYRLQEGV comes from the coding sequence ATGATGCATAGAAAAAAGAAGGAAAAAGCAATTGAATCCACGCTCTTAATGGTAAGTGGAATTACAGTTGTAGCCCTATTCCTTCTTTGTTTTTTCCTTTTTAGAGAAGGATATCTTTTGTTCGGTGATTATTCCATCATTTCGTTCTTAACCGAAACTTCCTGGTATCCATCATCATCACCGGCAAAATTCGGATTGTTGCCTCTGTTGACAGGATCATTGATCGTAACAGCTGGCGCCATTGTCCTTTCAGTGCCTCTTGGAATTGCTTCTGCTATCTATATATCAGAACTTGCAGACCCCAAAATAGCACAATTGATCAAACCATTTGTTGAGATCCTCGCAGGCATACCTTCTGTTGTTTATGGTTTTTTCGGACTTATCGTAGTAGTTCCATTATTACAGGACCTGTTAGATCTTCCCACGGGACAGACCGCACTGGCAGGTTCTATCATGCTTGGAATGATGGCATTGCCTACAATTATATCAGTGTCAGAGGATGCCATTAATTCAGTTCCCACTGCACTCAAGGAAGGTTCCCTTGCCCTTGGAAGTACCAAATGGCAGACCATATACAGGGTAGTATTACCGGCAGCACTATCAGGAATATCTGCAGCCGTTATGCTTGGTATCGGAAGAGCTATCGGTGAGACCATGACCGTCATGATGGTCACAGGAAATACTGCGATCATACCCGGAATTCCCGAAGGTCTTTTTGATCCGGTAAGGACCATGACCGCGACCATTGCCCTTGAAATGGGAGAAGTTCCACAGGGAAGTGAACATTTCCATGCCCTGTTCGCAGTAGGCGCAGTACTTTTCCTAATAACATTCATCATCAATCTTATCGCTGACAGCGTAAAGAAGAAATACAGACTTCAGGAGGGAGTATGA
- the pstA gene encoding phosphate ABC transporter permease PstA: MMFLRPKTSEKLAFATLRLSMALVLAFVSIIVIYITVNGYSALSLDFITQMPMKRMTQGGIYPAIMGSLMLIGLSMAFAIPLGILSAIYLNEYSTPGRASWAIEMAINNLAGTPSVVFGLFGLALFVKYFGFGASLLSASLTLALLIVPVIIRASKEALMTVPQEYREASLALGVTKWQTTRKVILPAAIPGMMTGIILSVGRVAGETAPILLTGAAYFLPRIPDSVFSQFMALPYHLFVLATSGTSITQTRPIQYGTALILLLIVVMMNSIAVVIRRHYRNKLNR; this comes from the coding sequence ATGATGTTCTTAAGACCAAAGACATCCGAGAAGCTGGCATTTGCTACGCTAAGGCTCTCCATGGCACTTGTACTCGCTTTCGTATCGATCATTGTGATCTACATCACTGTCAACGGATACAGTGCACTCAGCCTTGATTTCATAACCCAGATGCCGATGAAAAGAATGACCCAGGGAGGCATTTATCCGGCTATAATGGGAAGTCTGATGCTTATAGGACTTTCAATGGCCTTTGCTATCCCCCTTGGTATACTCTCAGCAATTTACCTTAATGAATATTCAACTCCGGGACGTGCTTCCTGGGCAATTGAGATGGCGATCAATAACCTTGCAGGTACACCATCCGTAGTGTTCGGTCTTTTCGGACTGGCATTGTTCGTCAAGTACTTTGGATTTGGAGCTTCGCTCCTGTCAGCCTCCCTTACATTGGCTTTGCTAATAGTACCCGTGATAATCCGTGCAAGCAAGGAAGCATTGATGACAGTACCACAGGAATACAGGGAAGCTTCCCTGGCCCTTGGCGTCACTAAATGGCAGACAACAAGAAAGGTCATACTTCCTGCAGCGATCCCCGGAATGATGACAGGCATAATCCTGAGTGTCGGCAGGGTTGCAGGTGAAACAGCACCCATACTGCTTACAGGAGCAGCATACTTCCTGCCAAGGATACCGGATTCAGTATTCTCCCAGTTCATGGCATTGCCATACCATCTTTTCGTGCTGGCAACCTCAGGTACGAGTATCACGCAAACACGTCCGATACAGTATGGAACAGCATTGATACTGCTCTTGATAGTTGTTATGATGAACAGCATCGCAGTTGTGATAAGAAGACATTACCGGAACAAATTGAACAGGTAA
- a CDS encoding YkgJ family cysteine cluster protein — protein sequence MNSVMMVKKAIHYNAIQNILQYYECPDTCKAECCRNGRVHIFEDEFNFLKENHPEKAKDIKSDILVPSLYVMTSPCSFLNPTNRCEIYEKRLTVCGMYPFKVNDSGISLGLQPCPLGFLIIKDISSWAMDTISIADIPAAEKVEKLLQWEISLESYAMEASDFYSRESLQEMQIPYDELEMLSIFLRSKNALKKINDISEIQETHCSM from the coding sequence TTGAACTCTGTTATGATGGTAAAAAAAGCTATTCACTACAATGCAATACAGAATATTCTGCAATACTATGAATGTCCCGATACATGTAAAGCAGAATGTTGTAGAAATGGTCGAGTCCATATATTCGAAGATGAGTTCAACTTTTTAAAAGAAAATCATCCTGAAAAAGCGAAGGATATTAAAAGCGATATTCTTGTTCCGTCCCTTTATGTTATGACCAGCCCATGTTCTTTTCTGAACCCGACTAACAGATGTGAGATCTATGAAAAAAGATTAACTGTTTGTGGTATGTACCCATTCAAAGTGAACGATTCAGGAATATCATTGGGATTACAGCCATGTCCATTAGGTTTTCTGATAATTAAAGACATATCATCCTGGGCAATGGACACAATCTCGATAGCAGATATTCCTGCTGCTGAAAAAGTTGAAAAACTGCTGCAATGGGAGATAAGCCTTGAGTCTTATGCAATGGAGGCTTCGGATTTCTATTCCAGAGAGTCCCTGCAAGAAATGCAGATACCTTACGATGAACTTGAGATGCTGTCCATTTTCCTGCGATCTAAAAATGCATTGAAGAAGATCAATGATATATCTGAGATACAGGAAACCCATTGTTCAATGTGA
- the pstB gene encoding phosphate ABC transporter ATP-binding protein PstB, which produces MSKNEINTNINIKDLNLWYGEKHALKDISLDIPEKSVTALIGPSGCGKSTFLRCLNRMNDLVKSCSIEGEVLVDGENIYDKDVDVVDLRKNVGMVFQKPNPFPMSIYDNIAYGPKIHGCSKSETEERVHKALDDAALMGEVQDRLGDQAFSLSGGQQQRLCIARTLAVKPEILLFDEPCSALDPISTSKIEDLILELKKDYTIVIVTHNMQQAARISDHTAFFLHGEIIEFGKTKHIFEDPQMKSTEDYITGRFG; this is translated from the coding sequence ATGTCTAAAAATGAAATTAATACGAATATCAATATTAAAGATCTCAATCTCTGGTATGGTGAAAAACACGCACTCAAAGATATTTCACTTGACATACCGGAAAAAAGCGTTACTGCTTTGATAGGTCCTTCAGGCTGTGGAAAATCCACTTTCCTCAGATGCCTGAACCGTATGAACGATCTGGTAAAATCATGCAGCATAGAAGGAGAAGTACTTGTTGATGGTGAGAACATCTATGATAAGGATGTGGATGTCGTTGACCTGAGGAAAAATGTCGGGATGGTCTTCCAGAAACCAAACCCTTTCCCAATGTCCATCTATGATAATATCGCCTATGGTCCGAAGATACATGGTTGTTCTAAGTCAGAGACCGAAGAAAGGGTACACAAAGCACTCGATGATGCTGCCCTTATGGGAGAGGTACAGGACAGGCTTGGAGATCAGGCATTTTCGCTTAGTGGCGGACAACAGCAAAGGTTGTGCATTGCAAGAACACTTGCAGTCAAGCCTGAAATATTACTGTTCGACGAACCATGCAGTGCTCTTGATCCCATATCCACATCCAAGATAGAGGATCTTATTCTTGAACTTAAAAAGGATTACACCATTGTCATTGTGACACACAATATGCAACAAGCAGCACGTATTTCCGACCATACAGCGTTCTTCCTGCATGGAGAAATTATCGAGTTTGGAAAGACAAAGCACATATTTGAAGATCCGCAGATGAAGAGCACCGAGGATTACATAACAGGAAGATTCGGTTGA